One genomic region from Yarrowia lipolytica chromosome 1C, complete sequence encodes:
- a CDS encoding uncharacterized protein (Truncated form of YALI0C16148g, no similarity): protein MRLIPLLLTGAYGLSIPIAEVQNSPEDLSSLDKRQTPPEVSQIVDATKDLTQDPAWQAIGQMLNGGNAATMDTEQKSSEAAAAQTEIQSLLTKYYSSIPNWQSIVSTATAGLNQGSANGPAGGNGGNPVNGGPQQSGNNLMDQLMSAQAAASRQLASASAAPAVLAPSAQSQPPAPATAVVVPANTIPTREPDGIAGTMPGIVVQSQSQNSQSSSSPNTAPAGNIAGTRTGLVVLQGPTSTLTPSSTPPAGNIAGTRSGLIVLQNTNTASSSASSRPPAPSTVTVSPSSPENIAGTRSGFVVVGNTASSSSSSSSKQAAAAAAVPAVPPP from the coding sequence ATGAGACTCATCCCTCTACTTCTCACAGGCGCCTACGGCCTCTCCATTCCCATTGCAGAGGTCCAGAACTCCCCCGAGGATCTCAGCTCTCTCGACAAGCGACAGACCCCTCCGGAGGTGTCCCAGATTGTCGACGCAACTAAAGACCTCACCCAGGACCCTGCCTGGCAGGCCATTGGCCAAATGCTGAACGGAGGCAACGCTGCCACCATGGATACGGAACAAAAGTCCAgcgaggctgctgctgctcagacCGAGATTCAGAGCTTGCTCACAAAGTACTACTCGTCCATCCCCAACTGGCAGAGCATTGTGAGCACTGCCACCGCCGGTCTTAACCAGGGCAGTGCAAACGGGCCGGCCGGAGGTAACGGCGGAAACCCTGTAAACGGGGGTCCTCAACAGTCCGGCAACAACCTCATGGACCAGCTCATGTCCGCACAAGCAGCGGCATCTCGACAGCTCGCTTCTGCATCGGCAGCCCCTGCTGTGCTCGCTCCTTCAGCGCAGTCCCAGCCTCCTGCCCCCGCCACAGCCGTGGTTGTTCCTGCCAACACCATCCCCACAAGAGAGCCCGACGGAATCGCAGGCACCATGCCCGGCATTGTGGTCCAGAGCCAGTCTCAAAACTCACAGTCTTCGAGCTCCCCCAACACTGCCCCTGCTGGTAACATTGCAGGTACACGAACCGGTCTCGTGGTGTTGCAGGGCCCCACCTCGACATTGACCCCTAGCAGCACACCCCCCGCAGGCAACATTGCCGGTACTCGATCTGGACTCATTGTGTTGCagaacacaaacacagcaTCTTCTTCTGCGTCTTCCAGACCACCGGCACCCTCCACGGTCACTGTGagccccagcagccccGAAAACATTGCTGGAACCAGATCtggttttgttgttgttggaaaCACTGcctcaagcagcagcagcagcagcagcaagcaagcagcagcagcagcagcagtccCAGCGGTCCCTCCACCGTGA
- a CDS encoding uncharacterized protein (Compare to YALI0C16049g, similar to Saccharomyces cerevisiae CAM1 (YPL048W); ancestral locus Anc_8.498, some similarities with uniprot|P26642 Xenopus laevis Elongation factor 1-gamma type 1 (EF-1-gamma) (P47)) yields the protein MTMELYSYVGNSRSYAIFYILDKAGVKFTLKESLKGGVFPEDMDARFPLRKIPDLVDGDFHLRETMAVTTYLGEKYADKLGNFVPLTTLEHTKALEWMSFANTEHIPTCSLAGLMIMGQREYVQKDFARLVGIANRNVDVVLEPFLKNNTFLIGERLTYVDVFVAGATLRGFTQLWDKKWQAAHPHFTRWFKTVVNQPEFVKLFGETELCQVFKAPK from the coding sequence atgACAATGGAACTCTACAGCTACGTTGGAAACTCGCGTTCTTACGCCATCTTCTACATTCTCGACAAGGCCGGCGTGAAGTTCACTCTTAAGGAGTCTCTCAAGGGAGGCGTGTTCCCTGAAGACATGGACGCGCGATTCCCTCTCAGAAAGATCCCCGATCTCGTGGACGGAGATTTCCACCTCAGAGAGACCATGGCCGTCACCACCTATCTGGGCGAGAAGTACGCCGACAAACTGGGCAACTTTGTGCCTCTGACTACCCTGGAGCACACCAAGGCCCTTGAATGGATGTCGTTTGCCAACACTGAACACATCCCCACCTGCTCCCTGGCCGGTCTCATGATAATGGGCCAGCGAGAGTACGTGCAGAAGGACTTTGCCCGGCTCGTGGGAATTGCCAACCGAAACGTCGACGTGGTGTTGGAGCCCTTTCTCAAGAACAACACCTTCCTGATTGGCGAGCGTCTCACCTACGTGGACGTGTTCGTGGCTGGCGCCACCCTGCGCGGCTTCACTCAGCTGTGGGACAAGAAGTGGCAGGCCGCCCACCCTCACTTTACCCGGTGGTTCAAGACCGTGGTCAACCAGCCCGAGTTTGTCAAGCTCTTCGGTGAGACCGAGCTTTGCCAAGTCTTCAAGGCCCCCAAGTAG
- a CDS encoding uncharacterized protein (Converted to coding from non-coding YALI0C16093g, no similarity) produces the protein MSGWKSCWKYFETWLDSACRRPEEISTVSHSQERLAVLHEAFRQLEDRSAVFDPEFDADLVADVEAQGEAVVGAKLMRSTESPTPKHRRIELDDQDSDEGPHTGSGLGSDILEDHHTCSLVVEDLAAPEIALTLGVERIFTQIYEEGRTMLKMFLENLVEDTVTYAEQAKRKTVTPLDVVYALKRQATGSSSLGLRLELVILVVVYIIAISKYSCL, from the exons ATGAGTGGGTGGAAGTCTTGCTGGAAATACTTTGAAACTTGGCTCGATTCAGCGTGTCGCAGGCCCGAGGAGATCTCTACAGTATCGCACTCCCAAGAACGACTTGCGGTGCTACATGAGGCGTTTCGACAACTGGAAGACCGTAGTGCCGTGTTCGATCCCGAATTCGATGCCGATCTTGTAGCCGACGTcgaagctcaaggagaagctgtgGTTGGAGCCAAATTGATGCGCTCGACAGAAAGCCCAACACCA AAACATCGAAGAATTGAGCTCGACGACCAAGACAGCGATGAGGGACCCCATACTGGATCTGGATTGGGCTCTGACATCTTGGAGGACCACCATACCTGTTCTCTCGTTGTCGAAGACCTCGCGGCTCCGGAGATCGCACTGACACT CGGTGTGGAGCGAATCTTCACCCAGATCTACGAGGAAGGCCGAACCATGCTGAAAATGTTTCTTGAAAACCTCGTTGAAGATACTGTCACCTACGCCGAGCAGGCCAAGCGAAAGACTGTCACTCCCCTGGATGTTGTCTACGCTCTCAAGCGACAAGCGACGGGGTCGTCCTCTTTAGGGCTACGATTGGAGCTGGTAATACTGGTAGTTGTTTATATAATAGCGATATCAAAATATTCATGTTTGTAA
- a CDS encoding uncharacterized protein (Compare to YALI0C16225g, similar to uniprot|O74395 Schizosaccharomyces pombe MFS efflux transporter of unknown specificity), whose amino-acid sequence MEKIGHKQKTWGERLEKLICFHPWVRAVFFSKAQIKHYPKRGSSTNAKERGWTRPIIIVGWIFVYLYAASKELAEKVHPTMAPLATSHFAGLSLLSSKAVVQSSIFIVTRPAFAKVCDHIGRLEGWVIVVLCHLVGSVLFASAPNTGCYFAGIVFWEVATVGGHMMTELYASDTSTINTRIIFSSFIQSPNIWGPYAAAPIVGAILDVATWRWGYGMFAIVIPVCSLGVLFLFSVMRVKEFRLGARGDFYTPGGFKRFLLSFDIVGLVMLCAGTILLFFPITLAEGTDKWSRPGFIAMLTIGSFLLAAFPLWEIYGAQSPLISWKLFRNRAMICSCTILFFSSMSNKLSVPYYTSWLLVVRGYSPKATTNINSAVTVANNAFGILFAAPYLLWSGKPKHMMVLGTCLYLVGTGLTYRFRRQHSGLGILIISQAMFDKHKVAKVTAVYFTMGGIGQLVGDAILGAIYKEVYPQYIHKYAPDIPQKDLNLIINKIKKATKFPIGSPVRNEINRAFDETMKHMLYGTFACAAMMFLAVLCYPSVDFKEQGSVSVDEGEDIEPDDYRIEVRSQSDTELSESPSEKLEDPHFGSCKGQEEKLKK is encoded by the exons ATGGAAAAGATAGGTCACAAGCAGAAGACATGGGGAGAAAGACTCGAAAAGTTGATCTGTTTCCACCCTTGGGTCAGAgccgtcttcttctccaaggccCAGATCAAGCACTATCCCAAAAGGGGATCAAGCACCAACGCCAAAGAGCGAGGATGGACCCGGCCCATCATTATTGTCGGCTGGATCTtcgtctacttgtacgcgGCCAGCAAAGAGCTTGCCGAAAAGGTCCACCCAACTATGGCTCCCCTGGCCACCTCTCATTTCGCCGGTCTTTCGCTGCTGTCCAGTAAGGCTGTGGTCCAGTCTTCCATCTTCATTGTCACCAGGCCGGCGTTTGCAAAAGTCTGCGACCATATCGGACGTCTGGAGGGATGGGTTATCGTTGTTCTGTGTCACCTGGTTGGCTCAGTACTGTTTGCCAGTGCTCCAAACACTGGCTGTTACTTTGCAGGTATTGTCTTTTGGGAAGTGGCCACGGTTGGAGGCCATATGATGACCGAATTGTACGCCTCAGACACCTCGACAATCAACACCCGAAtcatcttctcgtcgtTCATCCAGTCGCCCAACATTTGGGGACCCTACGCGGCGGCGCCCATCGTAGGTGCTATCCTCGATGTGGCCACCTGGAGATGGGGCTACGGAATGTTTGCCATAGTGATTCCTGTTTGCTCTCTGGGCGTTctcttcttgttctcggTGATGCGAGTCAAGGAATTCAGACTTGGAGCCCGCGGAGACTTTTACACTCCCGGCGGCTTCAAGCGGTTTCTCTTGTCATTCGATATCGTGGGACTGGTCATGCTCTGCGCCGGAACCATTCTCCTATTCTTCCCCATCACTCTGGCAGAAGGCACAGACAAATGGTCCAGGCCCGGTTTCATCGCCATGCTCACCATCGGCAGTTTCCTGTTGGCGGCTTTCCCGCTATGGGAGATTTACGGGGCGCAATCTCCGCTCATATCGTGGAAACTGTTCAGAAACAGAGCCATGATCTGCTCCTGTACcattctcttcttctcaagtATGTCCAACAAGCTGTCGGTGCCCTACTACACCTCATGGCTGCTGGTGGTCCGAGGATACAGCCCAAAGGCCACCACCAATATCAATAGTGCCGTGACGGTGGCCAACAACGCCTTTGGTATTCTCTTTGCGGCGCCATACCTGCTGTGGAGCGGAAAACCCAAGCACATGATGGTGCTGGGAACCTGCCTCTATCTTGTTGGAACTGGTCTCACCTACCGGTTCCGACGACAACACTCGGGACTGGGTATCCTGATAATTTCCCAG GCCATGTTTGACAAGCACAAGGTCGCCAAGGTCACCGCAGTCTACTTCACCATGGGGGGAATCGGACAGCTTGTTGGAGACGCCATTCTCGGAGCCATCTACAAAGAGGTCTACCCGCAATACATCCACAAGTACGCACCCGATATCCCCCAGAAGGACCTCAACCTgatcatcaacaagatcaagaaggccaccaAGTTCCCCATTGGCTCCCCGGTGCGAAACGAGATCAACCGCGCCTTCGATGAAACCATGAAACACATGCTCTATGGCACCTTTGCCTGCGCCGCCATGATGTTCCTCGCAGTCTTGTGCTACCCTTCTGTTGACTTCAAGGAACAAGGCAGTGTTAGCGTGGATGAGGGAGAAGATATCGAGCCTGACGACTACAGAATTGAAGTGAGATCCCAAAGCGATACGGAGCTGAGTGAGAGTCCATCTGAGAAGTTGGAAGACCCCCATTTCGGCTCTTGCAAAGGTCAGGAAGAAAAGCTGAAGAAATAG
- a CDS encoding uncharacterized protein (Compare to YALI0C16203g, similar to uniprot|Q04225 Saccharomyces cerevisiae YMR131c RSA2 RRB1_YEAST Ribosome assembly protein RRB1) — translation MSKRAAEDKQTPTKATKTSESADAASTATSGTPQELSEMEQLELKYGGMEDRYDDDGESEEEIFEAGDENDEEMDDVTEEEAKTRAMEAIAKDNAVKTAKSVFVPQLHELTPDMVMEPDMSVYEMIHSCRLKWPCLSFDILPDSLGSDRSTYPHTTYLACGTQAQKPRDNEILVLKISQLGKTQFNEDDDESEDEEDDSDPVMISKHIPTNSTVNRVRTSPFGNKTGEYLTASMMESSECHIWDLSPQIKSFDVPGSTISKQQLKPLYTIKQHKTEGYAVDWSPLVTGGELLTGDCDGNIYQTSRGQSGFTTSENPYSVGSSVEDLQWSTSEKTVFASGGVDGLIRIWDTRQKQNKAALEVRATNTDINVMSWNHKVSYLLASGHDDGTWGVWDLRSFQKPNPKPVAAFDFHKKPVTSIEFHPTEDSVVAVASEDSTVTLWDLAVEADDDEVKQQLKDNGDIAQIPPQLLFVHWQANPKEVRWNKQIPGQLVSTGSDGLNLWKSISV, via the coding sequence ATGAGCAAACGAGCCGCTGAAGACAAGCAGACGCCCACCAAGGCGACCAAGACGTCCGAATCCGCCGACGCAGCCTCCACCGCGACCTCTGGCACTCCCCAGGAGCTGTCTGAGATGGAGCAACTGGAGCTCAAGTACGGAGGCATGGAGGATCGATATGACGATGACGGAGAGTCTGAGGAGGAAATCTTTGAGGCTGGGGACGAAAATGATGAGGAAATGGATGATGtgacggaggaggaggccaaaaCCCGGGCCATGGAGGCTATTGCCAAAGACAATGCTGTCAAGACGGCAaagtctgtgtttgtgccaCAATTGCATGAGCTGACTCCCGACATGGTGATGGAGCCGGACATGTCTGTTTACGAGATGATTCACAGCTGCCGGCTCAAGTGGCCCTGTTTGTCGTTTGACATTCTGCCCGATTCTCTGGGTTCCGACAGATCCACCTACCCTCACACTACCTACCTGGCCTGCGGTACTCAGGCCCAGAAGCCCAGGGATAACGAGATTTTGGTTCTCAAGATTTCGCAGCTCGGCAAGACGCAGTTTaacgaggacgacgacgagtctgaggatgaggaagaCGATTCCGACCCCGTCATGATCAGCAAACACATTCCTACCAACTCGACTGTTAACCGAGTCCGAACTTCTCCTTTTGGAAACAAGACGGGCGAGTACCTTACTGCATCCATGATGGAGTCGTCCGAGTGCCACATCTGGGACCTGTCTCCTCAGATCAAGTCGTTTGACGTGCCTGGATCCACAATctccaagcagcagctcaagccTCTCTACACCATCAAGCAGCACAAGACCGAAGGCTACGCGGTTGACTGGAGCCCCCTTGTTACTGGTGGCGAACTTCTGACGGGAGATTGTGACGGAAACATCTACCAGACCTCTCGAGGCCAGTCAGGATTCACCACTTCCGAGAACCCCTACTCTGTGGGCTCTTCCGTGGAAGACCTGCAGTGGTCGACTTCGGAAAAGACAGTTTTCGCCTCTGGAGGCGTTGACGGACTCATTCGAATCTGGGACACTCGACAGAAGCAGAACAAGGCCGCTCTGGAGGTCCGAGCTACCAACACGGACATTAACGTCATGTCTTGGAACCACAAGGTGAGCTATCTGCTCGCGTCTGGACACGATGATGGTACCTGGGGAGTTTGGGATCTGCGTTCGTTCCAGAAGCCCAACCCCAAGCCAGTGGCTGCTTTTGATTTCCACAAGAAGCCCGTCACCTCCATCGAGTTCCATCCTACCGAGGACTCTGTGGTTGCTGTGGCTTCTGAGGATTCTACTGTTACTCTGTGGGATCTGGCTGTGGAGGctgatgatgacgaggtcaagcagcagctcaaggacaacgGCGATATCGCCCAGATTCCTCCCcagctgctgtttgtgcACTGGCAGGccaaccccaaggaggtgcGATGGAACAAGCAGATCCCCGGCCAGCTGGTTTCCACCGGCTCCGATGGCCTGAACCTGTGGAAGTCCATTTCGGTCTAG
- a CDS encoding uncharacterized protein (Compare to YALI0C16126g, no similarity) encodes MSLAEYEANISDGQELQIQLCIDDAVGLRSFSPNMLPEIHDICIGNIKACRLDIHGAIFLWQRSMYSSRRNSDGCLR; translated from the coding sequence ATGTCCCTTGCCGAGTACGAAGCGAACATCAGCGACGGCCAGGAGCTGCAGATACAGCTGTGTATTGACGACGCCGTCGGACTAAGGTCCTTCAGCCCAAATATGCTGCCGGAAATCCATGATATCTGCATCGGTAACATCAAAGCGTGTAGGCTGGACATCCATGGTGCCATATTTCTATGGCAGAGGAGTATGTACTCCAGCCGGCGAAACAGCGACGGTTGTCTACGCTGA
- a CDS encoding uncharacterized protein (Compare to YALI0C16181g, no similarity) codes for MKAFSTLTTVLLALVALLSFASAESFDIKYSVQDKALITPKSHPSLFSFTGRWYKRRDTFIASNWPGTYVSALVYGKNVTLILKPLNTGKVTNHKFSYSIDKGRIQEAAIQEYDSGISSTLELTLSVPETSQPDKNVLVPRLLTIYSHAETPLRLHGLYMGNVVINEGKNWAETQHDIPRIEFVSNYNTSVATPNIFKELAFTVPEQLGVHHSHVTADICLAPDCYPNKYAMMEQYFYFHYFDGVRPKRGVDPKPAFFQFDREDVFLPLNEPQVIVVDIGDMDMKKNIDLVTFGEDFKKFLASIMVQAYHNINHIFVLVKPGRYEQATYKAIEEIPSSRITPVYYARETPDWWKGFMCSNVIPATGKPFPYDSLCGNKSFTFSTKGVLGHSNVWIMLAGIIAISGGGFYFIKKRGGIYQGLPVSKQDK; via the coding sequence ATGAAGGCGTTCTCGACACTCACAACAGTCTTGTTGGCACTAGTGGCGCTTCTCAGCTTCGCCTCGGCTGAGTCTTTCGACATCAAATACTCGGTCCAAGACAAGGCCCTCATCACCCCCAAGTCACACCCCTCTCTGTTCTCCTTCACAGGCCGGTGGTACAAGCGAAGAGACACATTCATTGCCTCTAACTGGCCCGGCACCTATGTGTCAGCTCTTGTCTATGGCAAGAACGTGACGCTCATTCTCAAGCCCCTCAATACCGGTAAGGTGACTAATCACAAGTTCTCCTACTCCATCGACAAGGGCCGCATCCAGGAGGCTGCCATTCAGGAGTACGACTCTGGCATTTCGTCTACCCTGGAACTCACTCTATCCGTGCCTGAAACTAGCCAGCCCGATAAGAATGTGTTGGTGCCCCGTCTGCTGACCATCTACTCGCACGCCGAAACGCCCCTGCGTCTGCACGGCCTCTACATGGGCAATGTAGTGATTAACGAGGGCAAGAACTGGGCCGAGACGCAGCACGATATTCCCCGAATTGAGTTCGTGTCCAACTACAACACTTCTGTCGCCACTCCCAACATcttcaaggagctggcaTTTACTGTCCCCGAGCAGCTGGGGGTGCACCATTCGCACGTGACCGCCGACATTTGTCTCGCCCCCGACTGCTATCCCAACAAGTACGCCATGATGGAGCAGTACTTCTACTTCCATTACTTTGACGGCGTACGGCCCAAGCGGGGAGTGGATCCCAAACCCGCGTTTTTCCAATTTGACCGGGAGGACGTGTTTTTGCCGCTCAACGAGCCCCAAGTAATTGTGGTGGACATTGGAGACATggacatgaagaagaacattGATCTGGTCACATTTGGCGAAGATTTCAAGAAGTTCCTCGCCTCAATCATGGTTCAGGCCTACCACAACATCAACCACATTTTTGTGCTGGTCAAGCCTGGCCGTTACGAGCAGGCCACCtacaaggccattgaggagaTTCCCTCAAGCCGAATCACCCCCGTGTACTACGCCCGAGAGACCCCCGACTGGTGGAAGGGCTTCATGTGCTCCAACGTGATCCCCGCCACCGGCAAGCCGTTCCCCTACGACTCGCTGTGTGGCAACAAGAGCTTTACCTTTTCCACCAAGGGTGTGCTTGGCCACTCCAACGTGTGGATCATGCTTGCAGGCATTATTGCTATTTCCGGTGGTGGATTTTACTTCATCAAGAAGCGGGGAGGCATTTACCAAGGTCTTCCTGTTTCCAAGCAGGATAAGTAA